The Bacteroidota bacterium genome segment CCACCATGTTATCATCCATGGAATAATGATTCATGATGCTGTTCCCGTACAGAATAAACGCGAATACAAAAATAAGGACATAGCCATGCCATGCCCTTCCGGTGAAATTTACATGCATTGCTTTATTTTCGTCTTTTACAGACGTTTTGTTTTTTTGTTTTATCACATTCTGAAATCAGAGCTCAAACCTAAGTGTTTTTTTAGAAATCACAAAATGAAATCATCTGTAAGAATTTACCATTTACACCTCAAGTTTATTAAATTTGTACTTTCTGCTCAACTAATCCTGCCTGTAATGTGCACGCTAAAGTCGTTCTATTCCGTTTCAACAAACCATTGAATTATGCGCAAATTCATTCTTCCGGTGATAATGCTGCTGGGAATCATCCTTACCACTTCATGCAAAGGCGTGAAAGACCTGCTCGAAGCCATTGAGAAATACGGGTACAAATCTACAATGCCGCTGGGCGATAAAAAAATACCTGTCGAACAGCAGCTTCTGGGAGGATTTGTTTACAATGCAATGCCACTGGTCATTTCTAAAAAAGATGAATTCACCTACCTCATAACATTTCTGTCAACAGAACTCGAGGGAAGCAATACTGAAATAGAAGCATGGATGACGGAACTTGACAATTCGCGTTACCTGAATCTTGAAATTGGTGATTTGTATTCGTTTCTGAAAATAAAACCGGTGTATAACAATGAATGTGAAATCCGTCTTTTACGCAGTACCATTGAACCTTACGTTACACCTGCTACATTAAAAAGCTGGCTTCTGAAACACGGCAAAGAGGATCAATATATAACTGCAGACAGCAGCACCATCGATATCTTTTACTCCTTTAATTTTGATAAAATATCTCCCGAAAGGGCTTATCTTATTCAGGCAGAAACGCTGCAGGATAAAAAAATAACTTTGTTCGGTTCATGCAGCAGCTATTTACAATATGATAATCTTGCAAAGAAATACCCCGGTGACGCTCTGCTTGCAAGCGCACGCGAAAGCCTGCTTAAAAAATGTGAATCGCTGGAGGATTTCAAGACATTTATAAAATATTTTCCGGATGATATTCTTGCCGAAAAAGCAAAAATGAGAATCGGTGAGATTACCACCTTTATTGCCGACAGCACCAATTATGCCGCAGCTAAAAACAGCAATACGATTGAAGCATATCAGATATTTATCGCTGATTGCAAAATCAAGGCATATAAAGATTCGGCTCAAAGGCGCATCATTCCTCTTGTACAGAAGATTACCAGAGATGATATTGAATGGCGGTGGACCGGTGGCAAACGCAATGAAGCCGTGCAGTATATCCTTTACAAAATTGATTATGCAGGTGATTCTCTCGACAAAGGCTGGTATTCAAAACATCTTACATTATATAATCTTAAGATGGCGCAGGCTGCTTCCGCAGAAGCTGCTGTTCAGTACATCGATAAAATGGCCTCACAGGCTCCCGTGCACGACGAACTCCTGAATCTCTACATCTGCAAAGGATTCCTGTACTGGAGCATGGGCAGTTTTGATCTTTCACTGGAAGCATTCAAGGCAAAAATTGGTGAACATTTTAATGATAATAACAAGGACACATACCGAAAAGCAATCCGCCTGCGTTATAAGGAATATCAGAAAGAAAAAATTGTGTTTCCTGATGAAAAAAAGATGTGGCGCAAGATTAAAAAACTCTGATACTTTTTTTCTTATTTTTGATTTACCTTTGAACTGCTAATACATATGAATATGAAACTCAGAATTGCTGCATTCACTTTATTGATGGCGTTTTTTACAATGCCGGTACTGCTTAAAGCTCAGGATGACGCTGAAAAGATAGCTCAGGGAACCTGGGTTGACAAAGCCACGAAAAAATCCTATACCTGCCTCGATATTAAAACACGGAGCAAAGATGCATTTATCAAAAAAATGTACGCTCTTTTTGGAATAAAGAAATGCGAAGACGGCATTTTTGAATTTAAAAAAATATCGCTGCAAAATGTAGGAGAGGACATGACCTTATTGATGATTGACGGTATCTGGACACAAACTAAAAAAGCCCTCGAATTTGATGCCGTTTGCAAAGATGATATGAAAGCCCTGAAAGAAAATCAGAATCGCGGCATCCGACTGGTATTGCGCAATACAAAAGGCGACGACCTGCTTGCCGACGGAACAAAACAGGACGCCTTCCGTACGTGGCTCTATACCATTATTTCCGAGATTGATAAATAGTTTTATTGATGAAGATTACTATTGACCCGCATTCCGGATTTTGCTTCGGCGTAGTGTTTGCCATTCGTGCGGCAGAAGAAGAACTTGACCGCTCAGGTCAGTTGTATTGCCTGGGCGATATCGTGCACAACGGCGCTGAAGTGGAACGCCTCAGAAATAAAGGACTGCGTGTTATCGGTCATGAAGAACTCAAAGACCTTCACGATTGCAAAGTGCTGATTCGCGCTCATGGCGAGCCGCCCGAAACATATCGCATAGCACTGCAAAATAATATTGAGCTCATTGACGCGTCCTGTCCGGTTGTATTAAAACTCCAGAATAAAATCAAACTTGGTTTTGAGCAGCTGAAAAATGCCGACGGGCAGATTGTGATTTATGGAAAAGAACATCATGCCGAAGTAAATGGTCTGTTGGGACAAACGTCCGGAAAAGCCATAGTAATCGGCGGTATTGAGGATATCGACAAAATAGATTTTTCAAAAAAAATCCGGCTCTATTCGCAAACAACCAAAAGTACGGGCGGTTTCCGCGAAATCGTTTCAGCCATTGAAAATAGGATTAAAGGCACCAATGTTTCCTTGCTGGTTGATTTTATTCCCAATGATACCATTTGCAGGCAGGTTTCCAACCGCACCCCTCAGCTGAAGAAATTCGCAAAAGAACACGACCTTATCCTTTTTGTGAGCGACAAAAAGAGCTCAAACGGATTGTTTTTGTTTGAAGAATGCAAATCGGTGAACTCAAAAACCTATTTTATCTGTGAGCCCGCCGAGCTTGATGTACGCTGGTTTGCTGATGCTGAAAGCATTGGTATCTGCGGTGCCACATCTACACCGCTCTGGGTTATGGAAAATATTGCAACCGCCGTTATGGCAATGGTTTAATCGAAGTTTTCAACTTAAAATTTGAATAGAATTTTCTGCTTACAACTAATCAGGAAACAAATTGCTGAATATTTACACAGTATAAATTGTCCGGATGGGCTGCACTTCAATCCTTTCAGACTTTATGAACTTTTAACTTTCAACTTATTACTTTGATTATTTACAGAGTAAAAATTGTCCGGACGAAGTGCACTTTTTCTGCTGATTGTTGTAGTACTGTAATGTAAAATAATAGGTTTCAACAGGCTGTAATACATCATTAGACTTACCATTCCAGCGACATTTATAAATGTCTTCAGAATAAAACATCAGCTTCATATCGGAATTGAATATGCTGAGTTTAAAACCATTTTCAGGAACAAGGTGCAATATCGGATACCAGAAATCATTACGGCCATCACCATTTGGTGTAAAAGTAGTGGGGCACCATACAAAAGCCTGATCATACATGATTTCAACAGTGTAAGAATGTAATTGTCCCGAAGCCATAATCTGAACAATGATCTCAGGAGTATGCCCATCCCAAAGAATGGTCGGACTTGTTTCTCCGGCTTGCGTCCACAAATACGCAGTTGCACCGGGCATAGTGGCATCCAACGTAATTTTCGAACCAAAAGGGACTCTCATATCGGGGATGTCTGAATTGACAAGAATCGTCTTTACCAGTGGTTCCTCATCAGTGCTATTGGCGTCATACTTTTTACAGGCTGTAAACAGCAGCGGGCAAAGCATGAAAACGATGATTATTTTTCTCATGGCTCAGCGGATTATGGTTAAATTTTTATTTCCGGCGAAACTGTATTTCAACGAACCTCCAACCGAGGTCAGCCATCCAAATCCGTTACGCACTGTACTTTTTAGCGGTATTTCCATGAAGCCTTCAAGGGCAATATGCTCAAAAAAATTAAAGGCAAGCCGGGCATAAAAGAAATCAACATTCTGCATCGATATGCCCGCACCAAGCATATTTTTCCAGCTTGCCATAACGGACGGCATCACCAATATGTCCTTGTTTTTGTAAGTGAAATTTACCGAGGGGATTACTGAGACTTCTTTCCGCAACCTGAAGGTATTGCCCACAGATGCATAATAAACGCGGGGGATGCGCGATAAACTAAAATAGCGAACCTCCGGTTCGGTTAGGTTTGCCACGGAAAACCCTGCCCACAGCAATTTTCGGGTGTAAAATAAACCTGCTCCAAAATTGACATTAGAGTAACCAGAAGAACCCGGATATTCCTCTGAAGTCTGGTAAACATGTCCCTGATGGTAGTTATATTCATCCGGAAAGTGAATTGCATTGAAATCTGTACCTCCGGTGAAACCTATTAAAGAAAGGCCAACTCTGAGCTTTGAGAATTTCCCCAGTTTAAATCTGTAGTTGAAGGCCAGCAGCGCCTGTTCGGTAAATTTGAAGGGCTCAGATGTGTATAAAATGCTGCTCCCAATCCCGAAATTCTTTTTCTTTCCTATATAACCATCGTACGAAACACTTGCTGCAAAAGGATAATGCATACCTTCCTGCACAGCAAGAAATGGCATGTTGTACTCAAAACCGGTTTTAAAAACTGACTGTTGCGCTGCACCTGCATAAGCAGGATTTTGTTCAATGCTGTTGAAAATGCTGTTTGTGTAGTGAAGGCGGTATTCAACCGGTAGGGTGTCGGGGGAAACAGAAGTGTTTTTTTGAGCATGCACGCCTGTTGCAATGAACCAAAATGCAATCACAAAAAGAAATGTTCTTTGTATCATAACGTATAAAATAAGAACAAATATAACAATTTGTTCATTAAATTGCAAATGAAGTGTTTACTTTCGAAACATACCACTGAACAATTACAGAGTTGTAGGTATTGCCGTGGATGCGTGCATGAATGCCCCGTTTTTCAAGGTCTTTGAGCATATAGGACGTAATCTCGTGATAACAGATATTGTCGGTGCGCTGCAATAATTTTTGGCGGATATTGCCCGGAAGGATTGATTTTACTGCATTTTTAAAATTGCGTGAGCGGATTTCGCCTGCAGATGGCTGTAACTCTTTTTCAAATGTGAGGCCGGCAGGTTCAAAGAATTCCTGTATCAGGATGTCGTCGTACAATGCCTTATTCATCTTAAATTCATACGGAATATCTCTGAAAAAATCGGTCAGATCGATATCCCAGAAGGGAAGGCGCCATTCGTAACCAAAATAGCCGTAAACATTGACAGAATTAGCAATGAACTTAGACAGCTTTTCTTTCAAGTCCCAGTCTTCGTACACGGAATAGCCTATGCAGCCCTTGCCAATACCGTATTCCAGAAATTTACGGATTTCATTTTTTATTTTTGTTTGCATTTCCTTGGCGGGATGCAACATGTTGAACTTCCCATTGTAAAGGCTTTCTGTAAGCTCACTGATGCCTGCATTTTCAGAAATATAATATTTGGTGAGCTGGCTTCCGGCAAGAAAATCGCCCGAATGACCTGATACAAAAACCGCGTCATCAGGGATAAGTCCGCGCTTTTTCAATTCACGCACCGCAAAATATTCCTGCATGAAAAACATCGATGTGGTGTTTGCCGAAAACGTATAATACTCCCGGAACCCTTCATCATCAAGGTAACCGTTGATCAGCGCTTCGTTATAAATAATATTATACCACTTAAACCCCAGTTTTTTTGCCACCTGTTCGCTTACGGCAGATTCCGCATTTCCCGCGCGACCGTAGGTGAAGCAAATGGTATTGTCGCATCCTGCAAGCTTCAGCATAGCTGCGATAAGGCGGGAATCGTATCCTCCGCTGAGTGCCAGCACTGCTGTTCGCCCCTGAAGTGATTCTGTAAAACGATTAAAAGCGATATGCAAAATTTCAATTGCGGAATTACGTAACTTGCTGTAATTATGAATGTAAGGCTCGGAAGTAGCATATGAATAATA includes the following:
- a CDS encoding T9SS type B sorting domain-containing protein → MRKIIIVFMLCPLLFTACKKYDANSTDEEPLVKTILVNSDIPDMRVPFGSKITLDATMPGATAYLWTQAGETSPTILWDGHTPEIIVQIMASGQLHSYTVEIMYDQAFVWCPTTFTPNGDGRNDFWYPILHLVPENGFKLSIFNSDMKLMFYSEDIYKCRWNGKSNDVLQPVETYYFTLQYYNNQQKKCTSSGQFLLCK
- a CDS encoding asparagine synthase C-terminal domain-containing protein; the protein is MQHLSTGENEMHRLHLIHNKGFRWTKTANGFSKGALYSPDGRFYGSRHTHEYFNDAVTVAALEDLVVNANGMFSVVCVYNELIVLTVDHIRMFPLFYAKKDGKYIVSDDALFLAKECDLHEKDELAEAEFLASGYVTGSKTLIKGVFQVQSGELLVLGANDIRPISYYSYATSEPYIHNYSKLRNSAIEILHIAFNRFTESLQGRTAVLALSGGYDSRLIAAMLKLAGCDNTICFTYGRAGNAESAVSEQVAKKLGFKWYNIIYNEALINGYLDDEGFREYYTFSANTTSMFFMQEYFAVRELKKRGLIPDDAVFVSGHSGDFLAGSQLTKYYISENAGISELTESLYNGKFNMLHPAKEMQTKIKNEIRKFLEYGIGKGCIGYSVYEDWDLKEKLSKFIANSVNVYGYFGYEWRLPFWDIDLTDFFRDIPYEFKMNKALYDDILIQEFFEPAGLTFEKELQPSAGEIRSRNFKNAVKSILPGNIRQKLLQRTDNICYHEITSYMLKDLEKRGIHARIHGNTYNSVIVQWYVSKVNTSFAI
- a CDS encoding type IX secretion system membrane protein PorP/SprF — encoded protein: MIQRTFLFVIAFWFIATGVHAQKNTSVSPDTLPVEYRLHYTNSIFNSIEQNPAYAGAAQQSVFKTGFEYNMPFLAVQEGMHYPFAASVSYDGYIGKKKNFGIGSSILYTSEPFKFTEQALLAFNYRFKLGKFSKLRVGLSLIGFTGGTDFNAIHFPDEYNYHQGHVYQTSEEYPGSSGYSNVNFGAGLFYTRKLLWAGFSVANLTEPEVRYFSLSRIPRVYYASVGNTFRLRKEVSVIPSVNFTYKNKDILVMPSVMASWKNMLGAGISMQNVDFFYARLAFNFFEHIALEGFMEIPLKSTVRNGFGWLTSVGGSLKYSFAGNKNLTIIR
- a CDS encoding 4-hydroxy-3-methylbut-2-enyl diphosphate reductase, giving the protein MKITIDPHSGFCFGVVFAIRAAEEELDRSGQLYCLGDIVHNGAEVERLRNKGLRVIGHEELKDLHDCKVLIRAHGEPPETYRIALQNNIELIDASCPVVLKLQNKIKLGFEQLKNADGQIVIYGKEHHAEVNGLLGQTSGKAIVIGGIEDIDKIDFSKKIRLYSQTTKSTGGFREIVSAIENRIKGTNVSLLVDFIPNDTICRQVSNRTPQLKKFAKEHDLILFVSDKKSSNGLFLFEECKSVNSKTYFICEPAELDVRWFADAESIGICGATSTPLWVMENIATAVMAMV